TCATCTATGATTAACGGTTCATCATTGAGCTTTGCAAAGCGTCTGTTTAGTGCCTTGTATGATTTGACACCTTTTGCAATACTTTCTGAACTTAAGCCGAGACTGATGCATGCTCCCACTGCAGATAGAATATTCTGTATGAAATGACCGCTGGTAAATGGCAAGTCCGTCTTTTCAATTATTAACTCACCATTATAGTAAATTCCATTATCGAAATATAAATCAACGTCATTTCTAGACATTGACCAGTAGAAAGGGTTTTTTGCATCAAGCTTTCTTACAAGCTCGTCGTCGTAGTTTAGAACCGTTACTCCGTCACCGATGGCTTTAGGAACTGCAGAGATTTCATCGAAAACCTCATCTATTGAATTTACAAGGCCGATATGGTCCATTGCAATATTTGTAATTACCCCAACTGAAGGATTTAAAGCGTTTGACATCAGTGAAGCGTGGTTTTTCATTAGCTTTCCAAGCCATCCCTGCACTTCAGACACTTCAATGGATAGAAAATCAAGCTTTCCGTTATCTTTTACTTCATCTGAAATCAATTTGGAAACCATTGGATCTATTAATGTATTGAATTCGGATTCACTGTCAGTATTTGTAAAAACGTGATACCCTGCATCATTAAGGATATGATAAATCATATGGGAAGTCGTTGACTTTCCGTTTGTGCCCGTAATGACGACATTAGTTGAATCAGGAGAATAATTGTCAACCGTCCATTTAAGGGCATAAGCATTAGCCAATTCAATCTTGTCACAAACGATTAATGGGAAATTCAGCTTTCGAGCGGTTTCAACAGCTCCGTCCTTTGGAGTTTGAGTTATCAGGCAGGCGATATTCTTTTCGGCTGCGATTTCAA
This is a stretch of genomic DNA from Methanobrevibacter millerae. It encodes these proteins:
- a CDS encoding Mur ligase family protein: MIIQELADFINGEIIGNDTFFLNQEFTGRFTLLNDSKKGDIVIRHWINGKGIEIAAEKNIACLITQTPKDGAVETARKLNFPLIVCDKIELANAYALKWTVDNYSPDSTNVVITGTNGKSTTSHMIYHILNDAGYHVFTNTDSESEFNTLIDPMVSKLISDEVKDNGKLDFLSIEVSEVQGWLGKLMKNHASLMSNALNPSVGVITNIAMDHIGLVNSIDEVFDEISAVPKAIGDGVTVLNYDDELVRKLDAKNPFYWSMSRNDVDLYFDNGIYYNGELIIEKTDLPFTSGHFIQNILSAVGACISLGLSSESIAKGVKSYKALNRRFAKLNDEPLIIDDFAHNPDGIKNTIRECIKMVNDNQKLFVVCAIRGSRGVEINKLNVEALVEVLNDDVTLILSSSKDVVNSLNYVTPEEKDVFFEVLDRNNVRYTHFDNLKDSLSETYGLADKNDIILLIGAQGMDPAESILNNIL